In the Pseudomonas sp. DTU_2021_1001937_2_SI_NGA_ILE_001 genome, one interval contains:
- a CDS encoding putative bifunctional diguanylate cyclase/phosphodiesterase encodes MTHRFDPRDASGMRRRDIRRHYAPQLEVERTRLLYQGSLLPTLCMFINGLICAWLLWSPERGWQVGVWLVWLTALVALRLVQVSAFNAAAPERQALPIWRYRFLAGALVSGLTLACAAMLLVPVANFEQQAWVFGMIGVATLSASVAYAVSLMAFLTFSLSSLLPPILYLFFGHDIPVRGWGWMGLILLPALMIVALQVNRLIRRSLVQRFQNQALIEHLQHAQQRSELLNEELAREIEQRRQAERRLRKAQAGLEDRVEQRTRELEQARQDLNKSPPPLAAAVFAAANEGIVIFDPQYRILTVNQAFSRVSGYSQEELVGRQVIDIASSRDARRNFAAIRQALEETGHWQGELVEARKSGELYPQWLQLNLVHDSEGNPSHIVGFFTDLSDKRESEERLRYLVHFDELTGLANRSLFRERLNQASQRSRQGNRSLALLHIDLDRFKLLNDSLGHEVADQLLQQVARRLRSALPEADTIARLSGDEFAVLFDTYANLSSLARVASRMLNKLHVPVQVAGHELVISASVGISLMPDSARDVTTLASQANMAMKHAKHLGGNNFQFFTESLQASNLERLQLEIQLRKAIEDRQLRVFYQPRLSLETGSMEAVEALVRWHHPERGMVPPGDFIGLAEETGLIGAIGEFVLREACRQACEWSQQGLKPIRVSVNLSVYQLRQGKLVTLVRQVLEESGLDPHRLELELTESQLLDSVEYIIATFQQLRDLGVKLAIDDFGTGYSSLSYLKRFPVDYVKIDQTFIRGLDEGSGDAAIIQAIIAMAHSLGLKVVAEGVEQQTQLEFLKLQGCDEVQGYLISRPVEAQAITHTIGLQG; translated from the coding sequence ATGACCCATCGCTTCGACCCGCGTGATGCATCCGGCATGCGCCGCCGGGACATTCGCCGACATTACGCCCCGCAACTCGAGGTAGAGCGCACACGCTTGCTCTACCAGGGCTCGCTGTTGCCCACCCTGTGCATGTTCATCAATGGCCTGATCTGCGCCTGGCTGCTCTGGAGCCCGGAGCGTGGCTGGCAGGTGGGCGTGTGGCTGGTCTGGCTGACGGCGCTGGTCGCCCTGCGCCTGGTGCAGGTCAGCGCGTTCAACGCTGCAGCGCCCGAACGTCAGGCCCTGCCGATATGGCGTTATCGCTTCTTGGCTGGCGCGCTGGTCAGCGGCCTGACGCTGGCCTGTGCGGCGATGCTGCTGGTGCCGGTGGCCAATTTCGAACAGCAGGCCTGGGTGTTCGGCATGATCGGCGTGGCGACCCTGTCGGCCAGCGTGGCCTATGCCGTCAGCCTGATGGCGTTCCTGACGTTCAGCCTGTCTTCGCTGCTGCCGCCGATCCTCTATCTGTTCTTCGGCCATGACATTCCGGTGCGCGGCTGGGGCTGGATGGGGCTTATTCTGCTGCCAGCGCTGATGATCGTCGCCCTGCAGGTCAACCGCCTGATCCGGCGCAGCCTGGTGCAGCGCTTCCAGAACCAGGCGCTGATCGAGCACCTGCAGCACGCCCAGCAGCGTAGCGAGCTGCTCAATGAAGAGCTGGCCAGGGAAATCGAGCAGCGCCGCCAGGCCGAGCGGCGCCTGCGCAAGGCCCAGGCGGGCCTGGAGGATCGTGTGGAGCAGCGCACCCGCGAGCTGGAGCAGGCGCGCCAGGACTTGAACAAGAGCCCGCCGCCCCTGGCGGCCGCGGTGTTCGCCGCCGCCAACGAGGGGATCGTGATTTTCGACCCGCAGTACCGGATCCTCACGGTCAACCAGGCCTTCAGCCGGGTTTCCGGCTACAGCCAGGAAGAGCTGGTGGGGCGCCAGGTGATCGACATCGCCAGCAGCCGCGATGCACGGCGAAACTTCGCGGCCATTCGCCAGGCCCTGGAGGAAACCGGGCACTGGCAAGGCGAGCTGGTCGAGGCACGCAAGAGCGGCGAGCTGTACCCGCAATGGCTGCAGTTGAACCTGGTGCACGACAGTGAAGGAAACCCCAGTCATATCGTGGGTTTCTTCACCGATCTGTCGGACAAGCGCGAATCGGAAGAGCGCCTGCGCTACCTGGTGCACTTCGACGAACTGACCGGGCTGGCCAACCGCTCGCTGTTCCGTGAGCGGCTCAACCAGGCCAGCCAGCGCAGCCGGCAGGGCAACCGCAGCCTGGCGCTGCTGCACATCGACCTGGACCGCTTCAAGCTGCTCAACGACAGCCTGGGCCATGAAGTGGCCGACCAACTGTTGCAGCAGGTGGCACGCCGCCTGCGCAGTGCGTTGCCCGAAGCCGACACCATCGCCCGGTTGTCGGGTGATGAATTCGCCGTGCTGTTCGACACCTATGCCAACCTCTCCAGCCTGGCACGGGTGGCCAGCCGCATGCTGAACAAGCTGCACGTGCCGGTGCAGGTGGCCGGGCATGAACTGGTGATCAGCGCCTCGGTGGGCATCAGCCTGATGCCGGATTCGGCACGTGACGTCACCACCCTGGCCAGCCAGGCGAACATGGCGATGAAACATGCCAAGCATCTGGGCGGCAATAACTTCCAGTTCTTCACCGAGAGTCTGCAGGCCAGCAACCTGGAGCGCCTGCAGCTGGAGATCCAGCTGCGCAAGGCCATCGAAGACCGGCAATTGCGGGTGTTCTACCAACCGCGGCTGAGCCTTGAAACCGGCAGCATGGAAGCCGTCGAAGCGCTGGTGCGCTGGCATCATCCGGAGCGCGGCATGGTACCGCCCGGCGATTTCATCGGCCTGGCCGAGGAAACCGGGCTGATCGGCGCCATCGGTGAGTTCGTGTTGCGCGAGGCTTGTCGGCAGGCCTGTGAGTGGAGCCAGCAGGGCCTCAAGCCGATCCGCGTGTCGGTCAACCTGTCGGTCTACCAATTGCGTCAGGGCAAGCTGGTCACCCTGGTGCGCCAAGTGCTGGAAGAGAGCGGGCTGGACCCGCATCGCCTGGAGCTGGAGCTGACCGAAAGTCAGCTGCTCGACAGCGTCGAATACATCATCGCCACCTTCCAGCAGCTGCGTGACTTGGGCGTGAAACTGGCGATCGATGACTTCGGCACCGGCTATTCATCGCTGAGCTACCTCAAGCGCTTTCCGGTGGATTACGTGAAGATCGACCAGACCTTCATTCGGGGCCTGGACGAAGGCTCGGGCGATGCGGCGATCATTCAGGCGATCATCGCCATGGCCCACAGCCTGGGCCTGAAAGTGGTGGCCGAAGGCGTGGAACAACAGACCCAGCTGGAGTTTCTCAAGCTGCAAGGCTGCGACGAAGTACAGGGCTATCTGATCAGCCGGCCGGTCGAAGCCCAGGCCATTACCCACACTATAGGCTTGCAGGGCTGA
- the hexR gene encoding transcriptional regulator HexR: MNLLQHIAQSRNLLRKSELKVADHVLLDPAAVMHSSMADLAHSVGISEPTIVRFCRAIGCSGFQDLKLKLAQSLAAGASFGQFAIHEDDSVADYSLKIFDTTLHTLMEVREHLDPHALQLAVTALAGANRVEFYGFGASGAVAADAQHKFFRLLLNAAAYSDPHMQAMSAVTLKPGDVAVCISQSGRSKDLLISANMVRESGATLITLCPSQTPLAELSTINLAIDVHEDTEIYTPLTSRIAHLVVIDVLAMGVAMARGPSLVNHLKSVKRSLRSLRLSPKSIKPHDD, from the coding sequence GTGAATCTGCTGCAACACATCGCCCAGTCCCGTAACCTGCTGCGCAAGTCGGAGCTCAAGGTCGCCGACCACGTGCTGCTCGACCCGGCGGCTGTGATGCACAGCTCCATGGCCGATCTGGCGCACAGCGTCGGTATCAGCGAGCCGACCATCGTGCGGTTCTGCCGGGCCATCGGTTGCTCGGGGTTCCAGGACCTCAAGCTCAAGCTGGCACAGAGCCTGGCCGCCGGTGCCAGCTTCGGCCAGTTCGCCATCCATGAAGACGATTCGGTGGCCGACTACAGCCTGAAGATCTTCGACACCACCCTGCACACCCTGATGGAAGTGCGCGAGCACCTCGACCCGCACGCCCTGCAACTGGCGGTCACGGCGCTGGCCGGTGCCAACCGCGTGGAGTTCTACGGCTTCGGGGCTTCCGGTGCAGTGGCGGCCGATGCCCAGCACAAGTTCTTCCGCCTGCTGCTCAACGCGGCTGCCTATTCCGACCCGCACATGCAGGCCATGTCGGCGGTCACCCTCAAGCCGGGTGACGTGGCGGTGTGCATTTCCCAGTCCGGACGTTCCAAGGACCTGCTGATCAGCGCCAACATGGTCCGCGAAAGCGGCGCCACGCTGATCACCCTCTGCCCAAGCCAGACACCGCTGGCCGAGCTGTCGACCATCAACCTGGCCATCGACGTGCATGAAGACACCGAAATCTACACGCCGCTGACTTCGCGTATCGCCCACCTGGTGGTCATCGATGTGCTGGCCATGGGCGTGGCCATGGCGCGCGGGCCGAGCCTGGTCAACCACCTCAAGAGCGTCAAGCGCAGCCTGCGCAGTCTTCGCCTGTCGCCCAAGTCGATCAAGCCTCACGACGATTGA
- a CDS encoding LysR family transcriptional regulator produces MRKSLMRMTLRQLRIFNEVCDLRSYSRAAEEMSLTQPAVSLQIRQLEELLGQPLFEYVGKKLYLTETAEALRHASRDIFGRLESLDMQLSDLQGSLQGQLKLAIESSCKYFIPHLFAAFKRQYPEVSLALAVVNRAQVIRRLSDNRDDLVVMSMVPQDMGLEFMPFLNNPIVAVAPAEHPLCAQPALTLKDLEPWPLLIRENGSGTRRACEEYFKEKRVHFGQTLEVSSSEAQRECVVAGLGLAMLTRHAVSAELAAGTLKELPVAELPLYRSWCVVQGRDKRLSPVAHAFLGFIRTERAQISRLAERFDGRPRSG; encoded by the coding sequence ATGCGTAAGTCATTGATGCGTATGACATTGCGTCAATTGAGGATCTTCAACGAGGTGTGCGATCTGCGGTCCTACAGTCGCGCCGCCGAGGAAATGTCCCTGACCCAGCCGGCGGTCAGCCTGCAGATTCGCCAGCTGGAAGAACTGCTCGGCCAGCCGCTGTTCGAGTACGTCGGCAAGAAGCTCTACCTCACCGAGACCGCCGAGGCGCTGCGCCACGCCAGCCGCGACATCTTCGGCCGCCTGGAGAGCCTGGACATGCAGCTTTCCGACCTGCAGGGCTCGTTGCAGGGGCAACTGAAACTGGCCATCGAGTCGAGCTGCAAGTATTTCATCCCGCACCTGTTCGCCGCCTTCAAGCGCCAGTACCCGGAGGTCAGCCTGGCTCTGGCGGTGGTCAACCGCGCCCAGGTGATCCGGCGCCTGTCGGACAACCGCGACGATCTGGTGGTGATGTCCATGGTCCCCCAGGACATGGGCCTGGAGTTCATGCCGTTTCTCAACAACCCCATCGTTGCCGTGGCGCCTGCCGAACACCCGTTGTGCGCGCAGCCAGCGCTGACCCTCAAGGATCTGGAGCCCTGGCCGTTGCTGATTCGCGAGAACGGTTCCGGAACACGCCGGGCCTGCGAGGAATATTTCAAGGAGAAGCGCGTGCATTTCGGCCAGACGCTGGAGGTGTCATCCAGCGAGGCGCAGCGCGAATGCGTGGTGGCCGGCCTGGGCCTGGCGATGCTGACCCGGCACGCGGTGAGCGCCGAATTGGCCGCCGGCACCCTGAAGGAACTGCCGGTGGCCGAATTGCCGCTGTATCGCAGCTGGTGCGTGGTTCAGGGGCGGGACAAGCGGTTGTCGCCGGTGGCCCACGCCTTCCTGGGCTTCATCCGCACCGAGCGGGCGCAGATCAGCCGGCTGGCCGAGCGCTTCGACGGTCGGCCGAGAAGCGGCTGA
- a CDS encoding PA3496 family putative envelope integrity protein, protein MARHYDDLHNSAAKTRRQQEDQRRMAFRRAIESYTEERRLNQELSDYIDDIPDEVWQVSRFSADRRSARPAG, encoded by the coding sequence ATGGCTCGGCACTACGATGATCTGCACAACAGCGCGGCGAAGACTCGCCGTCAGCAGGAAGACCAGCGGCGCATGGCGTTTCGGCGCGCCATCGAGAGTTACACGGAAGAGCGCCGCCTGAACCAGGAACTGTCCGACTACATCGACGACATTCCCGATGAGGTCTGGCAGGTCAGCCGCTTCTCGGCCGACCGTCGAAGCGCTCGGCCAGCCGGCTGA